A window of the Hordeum vulgare subsp. vulgare chromosome 5H, MorexV3_pseudomolecules_assembly, whole genome shotgun sequence genome harbors these coding sequences:
- the LOC123395746 gene encoding probable L-type lectin-domain containing receptor kinase S.7, with protein sequence MAPSPRPPPFYLLAVVFFLIPLQPPPTADAATTVAFSFPSFSLRNLTLLGGASLRSASVSLPPPSSHALFPLPIPFPPNASFSTSFLFASPASARPASRLSFVLLPDPVVAAEGRGGNRSLPLEVAFDASKNRVYTSSAGERIGGNSTGAVDLRNGNEVGSWVVYDALRARLEVFLSHASLRPPTPSLVVANATALAARFAEFMFVGFEVSYSSDNGSTDGGFVIHSWTFQTNGLRAVDLASRPSHSVSDSVRSAPASGGVASRKDGHRRRLAMGLSISLPIVFLGAVMVFVILSMKKWRSRPAGFNDGVRAKAAGHPMQFMYQDLFSATKGFDPSLVVGSGGFGTVYKAVCPRSGVTYAVKRSKQSTESHNEFTAELTIIADLKHPNLVQLRGWCAEKDELLLVYEFMSNGSLDMALHSCSGVHRYPTLNWARRYNVAVGIASAVAYLHEEHDKQVIHRDIKCSNILLDSHFNPKLGDFGLARLKDPNTSPRSTLAAGTVGYLAPEYLQMGRATEKSDVYSYGVVLLEICTRRRPIDREAPGSMNMLNVVDWVWNLHSKGRLLDAVDTSLNGEYDTEQMTRLLLLGLSCVNPFSEERPVMRNVVGILEGKSEPLPVPKKKPLLVFVSNAPMDLEGIVSECNQSTVSSDLFELKIDIN encoded by the coding sequence ATGGCTCCAAGTCCAAGGCCTCCTCCCTTCTACCTCCTCGCCGTCGTATTCTTCCTCATCCCCCTCCAGCCACCGCCCACTGCGGACGCGGCGACCACCGTCGCCTTCTCCTTCCCGTCCTTCTCCCTCCGAAACCTCACCCTCCTCGGCGGGGCCTCGCTCCGCTCCGCCTCCGTGTCCCTCCCGCCGCCCTCCTCCCACGCACTCTTCCCGCTCCCTATCCCGTTCCCTCCCAacgcctccttctccacctccttcctCTTCGCCTCCCCGGCCTCCGCGCGCCCCGCCTCCCGCCTCTCCTTCGTGCTCCTCCCCGACCCGGTCGTCGCCGCTGAGGGTAGAGGCGGGAACAGGTCTCTCCCGCTCGAGGTGGCGTTCGACGCGTCGAAGAATCGTGTGTACACGTCCTCCGCTGGCGAGCGCATCGGCGGGAACTCCACCGGGGCGGTGGACCTGCGGAATGGCAACGAGGTCGGTTCGTGGGTCGTCTACGACGCGCTCCGGGCTCGCCTCGAGGTGTTCCTCAGCCACGCGAGTCTGCGGCCGCCGACGCCCTCGCTGGTGGTAGCCAACGCCACGGCCCTTGCGGCCCGCTTCGCGGAGTTCATGTTCGTCGGCTTCGAGGTCTCGTACTCGTCCGACAACGGGAGCACCGATGGCGGCTTCGTCATCCACAGCTGGACCTTCCAGACGAACGGGCTGCGGGCCGTCGACCTCGCGTCCAGGCCCTCGCACAGCGTGTCCGACAGCGTCCGCAGCGCGCCCGCGTCTGGGGGTGTCGCCAGCCGTAAGGATGGGCACCGCAGAAGGCTTGCAATGGGGCTCAGCATTTCTTTGCCCATCGTGTTTCTCGGTGCAGTCATGGTGTTTGTGATATTGTCTATGAAGAAGTGGAGGTCTCGTCCTGCAGGGTTTAACGACGGCGTCAGAGCAAAAGCAGCGGGTCATCCAATGCAATTCATGTACCAAGATCTCTTCTCGGCGACCAAGGGATTTGATCCTTCTCTAGTGGTTGGCAGTGGTGGTTTCGGTACTGTATACAAGGCGGTGTGCCCGCGCTCTGGGGTCACATATGCGGTCAAGCGCTCCAAGCAATCCACGGAGAGCCACAACGAGTTCACCGCCGAGCTTACCATAATCGCTGACCTGAAGCACCCTAATCTGGTTCAGCTGCGAGGCTGGTGCGCAGAGAAGGACGAGCTGCTGCTTGTCTACGAGTTCATGTCGAATGGCAGCCTGGACATGGCTCTCCACTCTTGCTCAGGTGTCCACCGTTATCCCACTCTCAACTGGGCTCGGCGGTACAATGTGGCAGTCGGCATTGCCTCTGCGGTTGCATACCTACATGAAGAACATGACAAGCAGGTGATCCACAGAGATATCAAGTGCAGTAACATACTTCTGGATTCGCATTTcaatcccaagcttggggattttGGGCTTGCAAGGTTGAAGGATCCTAATACTAGCCCTCGGTCAACCTTAGCAGCAGGGACTGTTGGTTACCTTGCCCCCGAGTACCTCCAGATGGGAAGAGCCACAGAGAAGAGCGATGTCTACAGCTATGGGGTTGTACTGCTGGAGATCTGCACACGGAGGCGGCCAATAGACCGagaagctcctggaagcatgaaCATGCTGAATGTTGTTGATTGGGTTTGGAATTTGCACTCTAAGGGCAGACTTTTGGATGCTGTTGATACGAGCCTGAATGGGGAGTATGACACAGAGCAAATGACGAGGCTGCTTCTTCTAGGTTTGAGCTGCGTGAATCCGTTTTCAGAAGAGAGACCTGTCATGAGGAATGTTGTAGGCATACTGGAGGGCAAGAGCGAGCCACTGCCTGTTCCGAAAAAGAAACCGCTGCTTGTTTTCGTTTCAAATGCACCTATGGATCTTGAGGGGATAGTTTCTGAGTGCAACCAGAGTACAGTTTCAAGTGATCTCTTTGAGCTGAAAATCGATATAAACTAG